In Nitrosomonas ureae, the sequence GATCGGCAAGGTAAAGCCTGCCGTTTTGCCGGTACCGGTTTGCGCTCCGGCCAACAGATCACCGCCCGTCAGGACGGCTGGTATAGCTTGTGTTTGAATCGGTGTAGGTACGGTATAGCCGCGTTCAGTGACGGCACGGATAATTTCATCGGACAAGCCGAAAGTAGCGAAAGACATAAAACTCCAAGGAGGGTTAACGGTTTGTCATCCCGTGTCGGGCATGACTATCAAGGCAAAGGGATGAAGGATACTGCCATAAATCCAATTCTAGTTGCGAGTATAATATGAAATGGTCTCAAAATCTTAACAATTATCAATAAGTTTCTAATTCTTCCATGGTGTTATATTTTTATTCTGCTAGGCTTATCGCGCCGCCACTACCGCGATGAATGATGATTCCATTATTCGCTGGCAGGAAACGGACGAGGAGAAGTCCGCGCGCTGGCGTTCGGAAAAAGGGTTGCCAGCACCCAAACGGGTACAGGTTATTGATGATCGCATGCCAGCAAATAGCGCTTACCGGCTGGCATGCGAAGGAACCGCGTTGCTTTGGCGCGGAGATTTCCAGAATGCGCGTCAACTGCTGCACGCCATGGCACGGCGCGCCGATAAAATAAACCCGGGAAAACCAAAACAATTAGCCGCGTCACCCGCCGAGGCGTTTCACCGGCATCGTCTGGCGCAATCACAACGCGCCCGCGTATTGGAAAAGCTGTTGATTCCTTTTAACGCCGATCACAGCATTCCGTTGCGCCGCGCACCGGATGTGCATGCTGCATGTCTCGAAGTTAATGATTCAAACACGGAACCTTACGTCGCATCACTGCGTGAATTGCTAGGATTAATCGGCGCACACGAATGGCGCAAAAAAGGCATTCTGATTCCGGCTTTGGGTGCCGTGATTCATCCGCATTACGGGGTTTTTGCGCCGATTCGCAACGAGTATGTCCAACTGATCGCTCACGCGCCGATTCCCGAACTGCTGGCAACAGAATCCACGGTATTTGATATTGGCACCGGGACCGGTGTATTGGCCGCAGCGCTAGCGTTACGAGGGGTTCGGCACATCATCGCAACCGATCAGGATGCACGCGCATTGAACTGCGCGCGTGACAACCTGACGCGCTTGAATGTGCTCAATCAGGTTGAATTAGTGCAAACCGATCTTTTTCCGCAAGGGCAAGCGGCGCTGATCGTATGTAATCCACCCTGGATTCCCGCGCGTCCCAGCTCACCGTTGGAACATGCCATCTTCGATCCGGATAGCCGCATGCTGCGTGGATTTCTACAGGGGCTCAACGCGCATTTGCTACCCGGCGGTGAGGGCTGGTTGATTCTGTCTGATTTTGCCGAGCATCTTGGCTTACGCACGCGCGAGGAATTGCTGGCCGCAATTGATGCGGCCCATTTGAAAGTTCTGGGTAAATCGGATGTGAAACCGCATCATCCGCGTGTTTCGGATACTCGTGACCCACTGTATACTGCTCGTAACGCGGAACTTACATCACTGTGGCGGCTTACCACCCAATAATTGGGCACACGTTTACAATTCCGTATATTTTTTCGCACTGCCTCGTGATTTTTCAACCGGATACTTCTGTGCATTCTGCTCAATTTTCTGCAGTACGATTTGCTTCACATCCAAATCGTATTTTTCCGCCAACAGCAAAGCAAATGCGATAACGTCAGCCAGCTCCTCACTTACCTTATCAATATCCGCCTGCTCGGAAGCTTTCCACAGAAAAGCCTCGAGCAATTCTGCAGCCTCAATATTCAACGCTAATGCAAGATCCTTGGCATTATGAAATTGCGCCCAATCCCGTTCATCACGGAATTTAAGGAGCGCCTGGGTGATTTCTTTAATGTCGCTCACACGAGATCCTATCAATGGTAATAACTCGCGGCATCGATACTCCTTGGGTAACTTAACCGAGTTGGATAATTCTGGCTACGGAAGGAACGCCCGAGGCATTCCAGACAAATAGCAAATAATAACCCGGCGGCGCCAGATTGGGTGATGCGGGTGACTGCACCGTCACGATGTTTGCCATCTCTGAAACCGGCAGGTCAAAAAATCGGGTTTCCTGGTTGAATGCATGCGTGACTGCACCAGCGCGCACCAATGTTACCCTGGCGATACTTTCGCTCGCTTCGACTGAAAATTGCTGATCCCAGTTTACCAGTGTTGTCGGCGCATCAATAATATCCGGGCGTAGCGCAAATTCGCCGCTGCCATCTGTCTTGAATAAGTAAGGCGGGTAATAAATTTCACCATTGAGCTGTGTCAACGGGCCTTGCGCACCGCCGCCGCCGGTAATTACCGTTCCATCCAGAAGCAGAAGAGACGCGGAGTGATACAAACGGGCCGTGGCCGCGCTTGCAACGGTTTCCCATGTATTCGTATCCGGATCCCATAATTCCGTATCCAGGGCGGCACCGACCAGATCGTTACCTGTCGATGAACCGCCATTGACCCAAACCTGACCATTCGCCAGCACGGTTGCCGTGCCAAATTGACGGTCTTTTGCCAAGTAACCTGCGGCAGAAACCGCAGGCTTAACAGGATCGTTGAGATCAACACTCACAGCTTTTCGATACTTGCGGATGGTAAGGATCTTTCCAGGCGCATACATCACACTCGATAAGCTGGCTTGGCTCGGCTCAATCTTAGTGCTGTATTTCGTCAGCACACCATCACCGGAGGTATCCAGGCTATACATCTTTCCATTGGGAGCAAGAATAAACAGATTTCCCTGAGGATTGACCCAAGCTCTTGGGTAAAACCAAGAGGCTGCCCCCAATGCGCCATACGCATAATCGCTGGATGCCGAATTAAGCGTGCGCCAACTCCCATCAACCGCGCGCACTTCCGGTATGGGTGAAAATGTAGCCACGGTTGCGGGAATCTTTTTTGTTCCTTTATAGAATCTGTCATTGCGCCCACCCAGCACAGCATGTTCACCATTGGGGAGCGTAACCGCCGTCGCATACCAGCGTTTAAACGCCATGCTTTGGGTCTGGCGCATCAGCGTATCCGTAGCGGGATCAAAGATATTTACATCGCTATTGGCATAGTTTCGAATATTATTTACCCGCGCATCACCTCCGAGGATGAGCGCCTGACCGCTCCCGGGAATATGCGCTTGCCCCGCGCAAAAAATATCAGTATCAGTCGTATTGGGTAATACTTCGAATGCATCCATCCCGGTTCCCATGGATGGATCCCAAATCACATAATGCATTTTACCGCCTTGCGTACCATTGGTGTTGGAACCGTAAGCAAACACCCTTCCATCCGGCATAAGCATCATAGCGGTAGGAATAATCGGCCAGTCATGTAATGGACCAAACTCACCCTCACTATGCGCCGTTGACTCTGACGCCACGGCAGATGACACTCCACCGAATCCCGGCAGCAGCCACATCAAGCTGAAAAAAAACAGCGCTTTTAGATACCTTTCTCGCTGCGCAAAAGGAAAAAACCTAACTGCGATCATTCAATATCCTCACTATCCAATTCCTCATTATTCAACCAACGCACAGTTCGTTTCACTTGTTGATTCGATCAACATACCACCCGTGAACCGTTAATGCCGCATATAGTACACAGGTTGTGTTGAGGAAGATAAAGAAGATTGTCACTGATTAGATAAGAGAAATGTCCTATTACATAGCATCGGAAAATGCCAATAGGATAGATAAAACGGGCTTTGGTTGAATACTGACTAAAAACGGATGCGCAATTACTGAGCAAGACTGATCAGTACAGATTATCCTTCCAGGCTTTGGAGAAAAAAATCAGATTCATTCCATCAATTCTTGCTTGATACCTTTCCCTGCTTCAAGCTCAACAATGGATTCCAGTAAATACCGTGCATTAGCTGGAGAACGCAGTAAATAAATTGTCTCTTCCATTGCCTGATAATCTTCCAAGGAAATCATTACTACGGACGCTTCTATTTTGCGTGTAATAATCACCGGTGCATGGTCATTGCAAACTTGCTCCATTATTTTAGCTAAATTAGCACGGGCTGTTGTATAACTGATTGCATTCATAGAAATCTCATTTAAAAATATAGATAGTCCAAGTCCAACCTGCAAAATTCAATGCGTCAACTTAAATACTAGTCTCATCAATCCATGCTTCAGAAAAGTCTATATCCAAAATATTTTTCAATAACTTAATGTATTTTCCGCTATCCTCACACAAATTTCTGACTTCGACTTTTAGACGTCTCATATCCGAATCATAAAGCTTCATCCGGTCACTCTTTAAAGCAAAGGCAAACTCCAATGCTGCCTCCCCTTGCTGGCGAGAATTCATTCTAAATATCCCAGAAAGTATGTCAGTCATACGTCGACTAACTCCTTCATGAGATGAATAATCAAGCTCAATTGGGTGTGCTGCACGTAATAGTGCAGCTTGTATTACACCATCGTTGTAACGGGCAAAATTCTCCGGATCGAGTATAACTTGCTGGAAAGTATCAGATGCCAATCGATCATCGTCATCTTTGAATTTATTGAATTCTCTAGCATGCTGAAGTGTCAAAGCTGCAGTTAGTAATACAGCTACAGAATGATCTGTCCCCAAGTCATACTCAGCTTTCCAAAATGCGAAATCTTTGCGCAACTTTAAATTTCCCTCATTTTGCAAAGTGGCAGGCAAGAAAGCATTCTGACTTAAACCTTGTTTTTGCCGCAATTCATCAACCCGTTCTCCAAGATAAGGAAAACCTCTCCATCTGCCAAATAAATCTATTTCAGCCTTATATGTATCTTCGACAGTACGACCTATTGCAAGGCTTTCCATAATGGAAACATTGATCACTGATTTATTTGCTGAAAATCTGAGGTTTTTCTTGAGCTGTTCACAATCATTAATTGACTCTGTCAATTGAAAGCCAATCATGTAATGACGAGCACCATCATGAAGATCACGCAGATCTCTACTTATTGATAGTAATCTCGTTCCACGGCCAATTACTGCAGCTACAATGAGCAGAGCCTTTACCTTATCTAAAGGTGAATTTTCCAACTCACGGGCACTAATAACCTTTAAAGCTTCTTTTTCCTTTCTTATCTCCTTAACACGAATCGCACATTTCTCAGCCAATTTTTTAGAAGTCTTATCATCTTGATGCACGATAGCTTGGACAGAAAGAGGAACACACTGCATGATCTCTTTTTCAAAAAAGAGATCAAAATCATCACTTTTAAGTAATTGCTCACCATCAACAAAAATGGGACGTATTTTACTTCCTACATCTCCTACCTTCATGAGTGAAAACAATTTCAACTCAGAATATTTTGATCCAATCTCAAACCATCTTTTTTGTCTATGAGCCGATACCTTTAACAATACCTGCTTAAGCGGCACATCCTCGCGAGTAAAACCTTCCCCAACAATACGCAAATCACGTAACCCTAATTGATCCTCATTGCTGTTTATCGAATCCACTTCATTGAATGCATATATAGCTTGTTCACTATCTACAGCATTTTTAAAAGTGATCAGTGTTATCACTTCCGAGGAGTAACAGCGTGTGCTTTTTTGCCAATCTCTTTGCATCGTCATAGAAGATGATGCAGAAATAATGCAAAGAGAAGTACCTTGTAGAGGAATTGGTATATTTCTAATCCCGCCATAAGAATGAAAACTTTCAACCCTAGGTCGAGGTTTCTCATAAAGTTCGTGATAAAGTTCGCGTAAGACATAGGCTAAGCTAGCAATTCCCATGGTATCAATGAAGATAACCCTTATTGATTCCTGAGTTTCTTTTTCGCGCTTGGCAATTCTGCCTAGAATCGCAAAAGCAAGAAATTGAACACGTTCAGTTTCATAAAGAGCTTCTTCAGCACGTAAAAAATACTTTGAACGATTTTTTGATGGCTTAACAAAGATAAAACCAGCTGGGGCAGGTACTAAAACATTTGGTGTATTAAATAATGTCTGTAGTCCTTCACGAAAAATCTTTTCTTGATACTTTGTTTCAATCAAAGGTAAAGAATTACGCTGATTCTTTACATATTTTGGCTTTCCCAAGTTTCCTAACTGGTCTATCTTACAAATTGCTACACATACTTTTGAGCTGGCACGTTCAAGCGCCTGTTTTACACCTTCATCCGTTTTAAATACTTCAGATAACTGTTCGAATTCACTGGGAATGCAAACAAAGACGATAGCGTCAGGAAAAAGAGCTCGCCGCAACGCTTGTGTTAAACAATCAGCCAAATCTGCTGGGCTAACGATACCCGGAGACTTAAATAAGAATCGATAGTCCAAGACAGGATCGTTATTCTCCTCATCTCGAATATCTATTGGAAAATATCCTCGCATGATTACTTCTTACTGGATAATGGAATGAGGATGGAAAACGATGTACCAACCGTTCTTGGTAACTCCTTCCTGTTGTTAAGCCAATGACTTGGTGCAAATACTTGTTTTGAATTACCTGAAAAGCTTTGATATAAACAAAGTCGGCCAGTTCTTAATCGAAGTAAAGCCTTTAGCTTAACCAAGCTTTTTATTACAGTATTAAGTCCAATTCCTGTGCCACTAATATTTTTAGTAGTTTTCCCAAGCTCAAAGGCTTCCCTAACTAACTTTTCTTCTGAATCAATTGAAATATTCTCAATTTTATCCTTTGGACTGACATGTGATAACCATCTCTTAGCTATACCTGGGCCGTTATCAATAACGGTCACCTCAAGAAAATCAATTATTTTGGTAGCTGTATAATCTAGTAGCGCCTTTTGATAAAACAAACGATGAGGCACGTCACTTAGTGTTTTTATTGAATCTGTATCATTCGGGTTAAATGTAATATATTTTGCAATAATGCTTCTTACATTTGGATATTCCCAATAATATTCTTTACCGCATTCATCTGAAGTTGCATGATCATTGGTATTTTCAAATAGCTCACGAATGAGCAAGCTAATTGTTTGGATATGTGCTTCTGGCAAGCGTCGAAGAGCAGATGGATCACAACAATTTATAAGTTGTTGTGTCAGCAGTTCGAAATCCTTAATTCCACGCAATCCTTCCGAAGTGGGTCGTTCGTACAGTGGTAATAGAAATTCATTTCTTGCGCCTGCAAAACAAGCAAGAATTGCACCTCGTCCATTCATCGTTTCTCGCAATTTGCTTGTTTGCATAGCCTCGATATATGGAGTTGCTTGAGCTAGAACTTCAGATTTTCTTAAATTGTTACCCTTAGAGTCAACTAAATTCGGGGCCAGATAACATGCAGTTAATCCATGCGGTTGATGTAATAGTTTTGCATATGATAAAGCTCCAATAATCTGATTATATGGCAATAATTTATTTTCTCTATTGCTGCGCGACCAAGTAGCAATAAATTGAATTATTGCAGAAGTAATTCCAAAACTTCCCCCTTGTTTCAGGTGTTCTGGTAAACGAATATCAATGGGCTTTTCACTTTGTAGCTTTAAGTACAAATCTTCAATCTCTATAAGAGTAAGATTTGATTTGAGTAAAATCATTTTTGTCTTATCAGATTGAATTAAAATTTTCTGTAAATGCTCGAATGGAGATACAGAAATAAAATAGATTGCTAGTTGTCAAGACTTACCCCGAAACACACCACACTTTATTCTTCCCCATCTCTTCATGCACCCACACCGGATCAAGGTCTGCACCATTCGGCCAAGTGAGTGCGCCGAGTTCTATGCGAACCTGATTGAATAATTTTTTATCTTGCAGCCCAGCAAATATACCCGCCAGTTCGCTGGAAATTAGTCGCGACATATCGACAATACCGGTCGTACCATCGTTACAGGTAACAGAGAGACAATAATTAGGCAGCACAGTAACGGTGCGTACACGCCATGGTGCCGACGATGTTATTCCAGCGGCGCAATTTTCTTGGGTAATTGTTTCTGTTGACATAGGTTCCAATCCTCCATTAATTCAGCTTGATATTGTGCTGCCCACTCCAGCACCAGAGCAAGCGCACGTTTCGGTAGGCTACCTTTAATGATTTCCAGTGTTCGAATATCAATCAATGCTTCATATTCCGCATACAATGCATGAAAATGCGGTGGCCCATGTTCCCGCCAAAACATTTGGATCACTATCCCAAAAAATTGGCTGATTGTTGGCATATTGCTTTCCGTTTTTTATCGTTCTCTATGAGGGTAGAAGGCAGGCCCGAATATTATCTACTAATCGGCTTATACCGTATCCGTTTCGGTTTCGCGCCTTCTTCACCCAGACGGTTTCTCTTATCCGCTTCGTATTCCTGATAATTGCCGTTGAAGAAGGTCCATTGCGATTCACCTTCGGCAGCGAGGATATGCGTGGCGATGCGGTCGAGGAACCAGCGGTCGTGCGAGATGACCAGCACGCAACCGGCGAATTCCAGCAGCGCGTCTTCCAACGCGCGGAGCGTTTCCACATCGAGATCGTTGGAGGGCTCATCGAGCAGCAGCACGTTACCGCCCGCGATCAAGGTTTGCGCCAGATGCAGGCGGCCACGTTCACCGCCGGAGAGTTGGCCGATCACTTTTTGCTGATCGCCGCCCTTGAAGTTGAAACGCCCCAGGTAAGCGCGCGCTGGCGTCGTGTACTTGCCCACCACCAGCAAATCATTGCCGCCAGAAATGGCTTCGAATACGGTTTTGTCATTTTCCAGTGAATCACGCGCTTGGTCGACATGCGCAATCTGCACCGTGTGGCCGATTTTCACTGTGCCGGAATCCGGTTGTTCCTTGCCAGTAATCAGCTTGAACAAAGTCGATTTACCCGCGCCGTTCGGGCCGATAATGCCGACAATCGCGCCGGGCGGCACCTTGAAGCTCAGATTGTCGATCAGTAAGCGGTCACCGTAGAATTTGGATACGCCGTCAAACTCGATGACTTCATTACCCAGGCGTTCGCCGACGGGAATGAAAATTTCCTGGGTTTCGTTGCGTTTTTGATAATCTTGCGAATTGAGTTCTTCAAAGCGGGCAATACGCGCTTTGGATTTGGCCTGACGGCCTTTCGGATTTTGCCGCACCCATTCCAGCTCCTGTTTCATCGCCTTCATATGCGCATCGATTTGCTTGTTTTCCTGTTCCAGGCGCGCTTCTTTTTGCTCCAGCCAACTGGAATAATTGCCTTTCCACGGAATGCCGTGGCCGCGGTCGAGCTCCAATATCCATTCGGCAGCGTTATCAAGGAAGTAACGATCATGCGTCACCGCTACCACAGTGCCGGGAAAACGCACCAAAAATTGCTCCAGCCACTCGACCGATTCCGCATCCAGATGGTTGGTCGGCTCGTCCAGCAACAGCATATCCGGTTTCTCCAGCAATAATTTGCATAGCGCAACGCGGCGCTTTTCTCCACCGGATAAATTTTTAACCAGCGCATCCCACAGCGGCAAACGCAGCGCATCAGCGGCAATCTCCATCTGATTCTCTGTATCGCTGCCGGCTGTAGCAATAATGGCTTCCAGACGCGCTTGTTCTTCCGCCAGAGCATCGAAATCCGCACCTTCTTCGGCATACGCAGCGTAAACCGCGTCCAGTTTCTTTTGCGCCTGCATCACCTCGCCCATGCCTTCTTCCACTTCCTCGCGCACGGTATGCTCAGGGTTCAGCTGGGGCTCCTGCGGCAGATAACCGATGCGGATATTGGGCAGGCGTTGCACCTCGCCGTCAAACTCCTTATCCGCGCCGGCCATGATGCGCAGCACAGTCGATTTGCCGGAACCGTTCAATCCAAGCAAGCCGATCTTGGCGCCGGGGAAAAAACTAAGCGAGATATCTTTGATGATCTGACGTTTGGGTGGAACCATTTTGCTCACGCGGAGCATCGACATTACATATTGGGCCATGGGATTAAATAATCGTATTTGATGAAAAAAAGGTTATGAATACTTGAAACAATAATGAAAGAGTGTAACGCACGCGCCTGAGCATTGAAAGCAGGGACGCAGGATTATCGTTAATCGCTGACGCGGCGGATCGACACGAATTTATGGTTTTCATCAAAAACCAATTCAAACGTGCCATAAACACCTTGGTTCTGCACCACGGAACGCAACACATTGGCCGGAAAATGAATGATGCGGCCATCCGTGGTCGTCGCCGCCACCGTATCCACTTCCCCCTCATAGTAGTATAAAAGCTGATACGCAGGAATTTTGAGTACAACGTGCAAGCGTTGATACATCGGCCCCCTCACTGATTTCAAGGAATCATCGTCAAAACTTCTCGCCATCCTCCAGATAGCGCCATTGCCCTTCGGGTAGATTACCCAGCTTGACTTTGCCGATGCGCACACGCTTCAAGCCGGTCACTTTCAGATTAACCAGCTCGCACATGCGGCGGATTTGGCGTTTTTTTCCTTCCTGCAGGATAAAGCGCAATTGATCCTGATTCAGCCATGTCACGCTTGCTGGTTTCAATGGTTGGCCGTCCAGGCTAAGCCCGTGATTCAGCAGCGCCAGTTTTTCCCGCGGTAAAACTCCTTCGACCCGCACCAGATATTCTTTTTCGATATTGGAATCCTCACCGATCAGTTGCTTGGCAATGCGTCCATCCTGTGTCAGCACCAGCAAGCCTTGCGAATCGATATCCAGACGCCCGGCGGGCGCCAGGTTTTTTAAATGCGACGCCTGAAATCGCTTGACTGGTTGCGTCGGTTGCTTGGGTATAAACTGATTTTCCGGTTTGATCAGCACAATAGCCGGCCGGTAACCCGGTTCCGGCTGCCCGGACACATAGCCAACCGGTTTGTTGAGCAAGATAGTAACTAGATTAGTTTGCTGCGCTTGCGCCGCTTTGTTCAATTTTATTTTTTGTGTGGGATAAATCTTAGTTCCCAGCTCGGAAATCTGTTCCCCATCGACAAACACCCATCCCAACTCAATATAGCGATCCGCTTCACGGCGCGAGCATAGGCCTTGTTCGGACATCAGTTTTGATAAGCGGATTTTCTCCATGAAGCGTTATAATGTTGGCAGTAAAAAGAATGAATGGAAAATTTGCATTGCCCTTATTATAAAGGTAATCAAACGATCGTTTTTAATCTCTTCCGGGTTTAATTCCTCGCCCCTCGGGGCGAAGGCTGGTTGAAAACCAGCAGTCTGAAGAGCGCTTTTAATACCTCGCTGCTTGCGGCGGGGTGCTTTATTAACATTATCAGGAGCATTTTATGGAAACTACCGCAACCATACTGGAAAAAGCCCATCAACGCGCCGAAGAAATGGAGCTTCCTTACAAAGGTGCATTACTCCCGATGGAAGCTTATCGGATTTTACAAGAATCGACTCGCGCACAATTGGTGGATGTGCGCACCCGCGCTGAACTGGATTGGGTCGGACGCATTCCCGGCGCAACAGAAATTGAATTGCGCGCTTACCCCGGCATGCAACCTAACGCAGATTTTCTTGGCCGGCTCGCAAGTCTTACCAATAAATCGCAGCCGGTGCTGTTCATCTGCCGCAGTGGTTCGCGCTCGAATCAGGCCGCTATTATGGCCACACAAAGCGGCTTTACCGATTGTTATAATATCCTGGAAGGATTTGAAGGCGATATGGATGACAGCGGTCAACGCGGCAAGGTATCCGGTTGGAAGGTGGCGGGCTTACCGTGGGTACAAAGCTAGAAAGTGACTTAGCATTTCTCAGATCAACTACCCAGGAGTTTTATTGCGCATAGTTACTGGCCTACATTTCCGACCAGCCAATAACACCGGTATATGCCGTAACCAGAATGACAATGCCAAATACGATGCGATACCACGCAAAAATGGTGAAATCATGATTGCTGATGAAGCGTATGAGCGCGCGGATCGCCACGAGTGCGCTGAAAAATGCACCCATGAAGCCGACAGCAAACATGCTTACGTCACTCAATTCCAGGATTGCGCGGTTTTTATAGACATCATAAAAAGTAGCGGCGAACATGATGGGGATTGCCAGGAAAAAAGAAAATTCAGCGGCAGCTTTACGTGACAGGCCGAAAAGCAGGCCGCCAATGATTGTCGCTCCCGAGCGCGATGTCCCTGGAATCAGGGCCAGACATTGCGCCATGCCCACTTTCAACGCGTGCTTCCAGTCCATATCATCGACCTGTTCCACATCAATCACATGATCCCTACGCTCCGCCCATAAAATCACCACACCGCCGATGACGAGCGCCGTAGCCACCGATAAGGGATTAAACAAATATTGCTTGATCACGTCAATAAACAGCAAGCCCATGACAGCTGCAGGCATGAAGGCAATGAACAGATTCAGCACAAATCGATTGGCAGAAGCGTCTGAGCCGATTCCCATCACGATACCCGTTATTTTTTTACGGTATTCCCAGCACACGGCCAAAATAGCGCCCAGTTGTATCGCAATAGTAAACACTTTGCTTTTTTCATCATTAAAATCAAGTAAATCACCAAACAAAATCAAATGACCGGTGGAAGAAATCGGCAAAAACTCAGTCAATCCTTCAACCACGCCAAGGATCAGCGCTTTAAGCAATAATATGAAATCCATCGGCGTGTTTATTGGGTTATATCCATTTTATCGGGGACATTGTGATTACAATTTACTGTAAATCTCAGCACCTTTTTCCTTGAATTCAGCTGATTTTTGTTCCATACCCAGCTTTAACGCTTCTTCTTCCGCCACGCCCTGATTGGCGGCATATTCCCGAACATCCTGGGTAATCTTCATGGAACAAAAATGCGGACCACACATCGAGCAGAAATGCGCCACTTTGGCACCATCCTGCGGCAAGGTTTCATCATGGAATTGCTGCGCCTTGTCGGGATCGAGGCTGAGATTGAACTGATCTTCCCAACGGAATTCAAAACGCGCTTTGGACAACGCATTATCGCGGATTTGCGCACCGGGATGCCCTTTCGCCAGATCGGCCGCATGCGCGGCGATTTTGTAGGTGATGATACCATCCTTGACGTCGTCCTTGTCCGGCAAACCCAGATGCTCCTTCGGCGTCACATAGCACAACATC encodes:
- a CDS encoding undecaprenyl-diphosphate phosphatase, whose translation is MDFILLLKALILGVVEGLTEFLPISSTGHLILFGDLLDFNDEKSKVFTIAIQLGAILAVCWEYRKKITGIVMGIGSDASANRFVLNLFIAFMPAAVMGLLFIDVIKQYLFNPLSVATALVIGGVVILWAERRDHVIDVEQVDDMDWKHALKVGMAQCLALIPGTSRSGATIIGGLLFGLSRKAAAEFSFFLAIPIMFAATFYDVYKNRAILELSDVSMFAVGFMGAFFSALVAIRALIRFISNHDFTIFAWYRIVFGIVILVTAYTGVIGWSEM
- a CDS encoding rhodanese-like domain-containing protein is translated as METTATILEKAHQRAEEMELPYKGALLPMEAYRILQESTRAQLVDVRTRAELDWVGRIPGATEIELRAYPGMQPNADFLGRLASLTNKSQPVLFICRSGSRSNQAAIMATQSGFTDCYNILEGFEGDMDDSGQRGKVSGWKVAGLPWVQS
- a CDS encoding pseudouridine synthase — translated: MEKIRLSKLMSEQGLCSRREADRYIELGWVFVDGEQISELGTKIYPTQKIKLNKAAQAQQTNLVTILLNKPVGYVSGQPEPGYRPAIVLIKPENQFIPKQPTQPVKRFQASHLKNLAPAGRLDIDSQGLLVLTQDGRIAKQLIGEDSNIEKEYLVRVEGVLPREKLALLNHGLSLDGQPLKPASVTWLNQDQLRFILQEGKKRQIRRMCELVNLKVTGLKRVRIGKVKLGNLPEGQWRYLEDGEKF